One region of Turicibacter bilis genomic DNA includes:
- a CDS encoding class I SAM-dependent methyltransferase translates to MLRPEVIEQLFDLVDETSMIISSELKMSYLHAMCESCQNIMSQEINQSINEESKKALQTHYATLEGLEFTQEEIRKALQLAILKGLKSERLTNAIMTPDSIALILGYLISKFVKNFNEVRLGDLTVGTGNLLTAVLNHLGTEPQEIYGVEVNHDLLKIACTLSDMQEYAVQFYQQSSLKPLFIDPLDLIIGDLPEGDLSQEEMNELGLTLAAQGINYLPYLLIENHLNYLKPGGYAFYVIPNDLFSQPQSHAFHQLLTSKANIQALLQLPTTLFKQDELGKSLFIVQKNGEQVKPVNEVLIAQLPNFNDPHQFNKMLTRIENWIKLNK, encoded by the coding sequence GTGCTTAGACCTGAAGTAATTGAACAACTATTTGATCTCGTAGATGAAACCTCGATGATCATTAGCTCAGAGCTTAAGATGAGTTATTTACATGCGATGTGTGAATCTTGTCAAAATATCATGTCGCAAGAGATTAACCAATCAATAAATGAAGAGTCAAAGAAAGCTTTGCAAACACATTATGCAACATTAGAGGGGTTAGAGTTTACGCAAGAGGAAATTAGAAAAGCGCTTCAATTAGCGATTTTGAAAGGACTAAAATCAGAACGTTTAACCAATGCGATTATGACACCAGATTCAATAGCTCTTATTTTGGGGTATTTAATCTCTAAGTTTGTTAAAAACTTTAATGAAGTTCGTCTAGGTGATTTAACAGTAGGAACTGGAAATTTATTAACGGCTGTTTTAAATCATTTAGGGACTGAACCACAGGAGATTTATGGAGTCGAAGTCAATCATGATTTATTAAAAATTGCATGTACACTTTCTGATATGCAAGAATATGCGGTTCAGTTTTATCAACAAAGCTCGTTAAAACCATTATTTATCGATCCGCTCGATTTAATTATAGGAGATTTACCTGAGGGAGACTTATCACAGGAAGAAATGAATGAATTAGGATTAACGTTAGCTGCTCAAGGGATCAACTATCTACCGTATTTATTAATTGAGAACCATTTAAATTATTTAAAACCAGGTGGGTATGCCTTTTACGTCATTCCAAATGATTTATTTAGTCAACCTCAGTCACATGCGTTTCATCAGTTACTGACATCAAAAGCAAATATTCAAGCTTTATTACAGTTACCGACAACTCTATTTAAACAAGATGAGCTTGGAAAAAGCTTATTTATTGTACAAAAAAATGGGGAACAGGTTAAACCAGTTAATGAAGTGTTAATTGCACAATTACCAAACTTCAATGATCCGCATCAATTTAATAAGATGCTAACTCGTATTGAAAATTGGATTAAACTTAACAAATAA
- the ytfJ gene encoding GerW family sporulation protein has product MAEHPIHNLMKISMENIKQMVDVDTIVGNPVKTENGETIIPVSKVSFGFAAGGSEFEAERKTSSNDQPPFGGGSGGGVSITPIAFLVVNQSGVELKHIEERTSLYERLLDQAPKVINSIMNEFDKSGIKSSQGMEGKNE; this is encoded by the coding sequence ATGGCTGAACATCCAATTCATAATTTGATGAAAATCTCCATGGAAAATATTAAACAGATGGTGGACGTTGATACGATTGTTGGGAATCCAGTGAAAACTGAAAATGGAGAAACTATTATTCCAGTTTCAAAAGTGAGTTTTGGATTTGCAGCGGGTGGTAGTGAATTTGAAGCGGAACGTAAAACATCATCTAATGATCAACCCCCATTTGGAGGTGGAAGTGGAGGTGGAGTTTCCATTACACCAATTGCTTTCTTAGTCGTAAATCAATCAGGTGTCGAATTAAAGCATATTGAGGAACGTACCTCTTTATATGAACGATTATTAGATCAAGCACCTAAAGTCATTAATAGTATCATGAATGAATTTGATAAATCAGGAATTAAATCATCTCAAGGAATGGAAGGAAAAAATGAGTAA
- a CDS encoding DUF2953 domain-containing protein — protein MRWIGYFLLVLSGIIILLLFIRIKIEIFVQNQYGWIELRYLWFKYRVNVDDVLSESMKEEASQQIHEVKKVAEEKATKTEVKEAVKVKVKSKVLTVEQPETKGRKVEKVTLKKKEKVKEKKVKQKLDFKEIKQMIHRGKVILKEARTVLIRLTTKIRIQKLDSVVEFSLDDAMTTGCLLGVIWGVQANIYRFIERYVKKIDSYHFDVTSKFSGNSIFLNLSCILSFRIVDIIIVLLLSFKELLTIKQMLKLEEE, from the coding sequence ATGCGATGGATTGGTTATTTTTTGTTAGTACTCTCGGGGATTATCATTCTGTTATTATTCATTAGAATTAAAATAGAAATTTTTGTTCAAAATCAATATGGATGGATTGAACTAAGATATTTATGGTTTAAATATCGAGTCAATGTTGATGATGTCTTAAGTGAGTCGATGAAAGAAGAGGCAAGTCAACAAATTCATGAAGTTAAAAAGGTAGCAGAAGAGAAAGCTACAAAGACTGAAGTAAAGGAAGCCGTTAAAGTTAAGGTGAAATCTAAAGTGCTAACGGTTGAACAACCTGAAACAAAAGGACGAAAGGTTGAAAAAGTGACGCTTAAGAAAAAAGAAAAGGTTAAAGAGAAGAAGGTGAAGCAGAAATTAGATTTCAAGGAGATTAAGCAAATGATTCACCGAGGAAAGGTGATTTTAAAAGAGGCGAGAACCGTTCTTATCCGGCTAACCACAAAAATTAGAATTCAGAAATTAGACTCGGTTGTTGAGTTTAGTTTAGATGACGCGATGACAACCGGATGTCTACTTGGAGTGATTTGGGGCGTTCAAGCAAATATTTATCGGTTTATTGAGCGTTATGTGAAAAAAATTGATTCGTATCACTTTGATGTGACAAGCAAGTTTAGTGGAAATTCGATTTTCCTAAATCTCTCATGTATACTCTCGTTTCGAATCGTTGATATTATAATTGTTCTTTTATTATCTTTTAAAGAATTGTTAACGATTAAACAAATGCTTAAGTTAGAGGAGGAATGA
- the asnB gene encoding asparagine synthase (glutamine-hydrolyzing) translates to MCGIFGVVNYQLNEVKTPYDMSCVQAVLHRGPDEGGTFYDKHVFLGHRRLSVVDIEQGKQPMAFHHYTMVYNGELYNTEEIRQELLEAGYTFKGHSDTEVLLKAYVCFGEKVVEKLNGIYAFAVWNSKEQSLYVARDRAGVKPLYYCLLPDGLIFASEQKQILQYTRKNEITLEGFKELLGVGPSHTPGHGLYKGIEELKPGYYMKVSAGHVELTQYWELEANEHKDDFETTVAKTREILLDAIKRQLVSDVPLCTFLSGGIDSSAITAIAASQMKNLHTFSIDYEDNLKYFKKTDFTVSQDNDFIKLISDLNHTNHHYCVISNQDLADALTDAVHFHDMPGMADVDSSLYWFCKKIKEDFTVSLSGECADEIFGGYPWFYREPMNGMFPWLRDLAIRNTLLKPEWQEKLDLVGYATERFNESVAMAPILEGDSDLNNEKRQLTYLNTKWFMTTLLDRKDRMSMGASLEVRVPFADHRLMEYLYNIPWEMKFYDGMEKGLLRKALEGVLPDEVLYRKKNPYPKTHNPHYTELIQTLLREALSDSDSILHEIFDEQKLWALANTNEEIITRPWFGQLMTQPQLIAYLYQFHVWFKEYHMSFIE, encoded by the coding sequence ATGTGTGGAATTTTTGGAGTCGTTAATTATCAATTGAATGAGGTGAAGACACCTTATGATATGAGTTGCGTGCAAGCTGTTTTACATCGTGGACCGGATGAAGGTGGAACCTTTTATGATAAACATGTATTTTTAGGACACCGTCGTTTATCAGTCGTTGATATTGAGCAAGGAAAACAACCAATGGCGTTTCACCATTATACAATGGTATACAACGGTGAGCTATATAATACAGAGGAAATTCGTCAAGAGTTATTAGAGGCAGGTTATACATTTAAAGGTCATTCAGATACAGAAGTATTGTTAAAAGCGTATGTGTGTTTTGGAGAAAAAGTAGTTGAAAAATTAAATGGGATTTATGCATTTGCCGTATGGAATAGTAAAGAGCAAAGTCTGTATGTCGCGCGCGATCGTGCGGGGGTAAAACCTTTATATTATTGTTTATTACCAGACGGATTAATTTTTGCATCAGAGCAAAAACAGATTTTACAGTATACGCGCAAAAATGAAATAACATTAGAAGGATTTAAAGAACTATTAGGGGTTGGCCCTTCTCATACACCAGGTCATGGATTATATAAAGGGATTGAAGAGTTAAAACCAGGTTATTATATGAAAGTTTCGGCTGGTCATGTTGAATTGACTCAATACTGGGAGCTTGAAGCTAACGAGCATAAAGATGATTTTGAAACAACTGTTGCTAAAACGAGAGAAATTTTATTAGATGCGATTAAGCGTCAATTAGTATCTGATGTTCCATTGTGTACTTTTTTATCAGGAGGTATTGATTCATCTGCGATTACCGCGATTGCGGCAAGTCAAATGAAAAATCTTCATACGTTTTCTATTGATTATGAAGATAATTTAAAATATTTCAAAAAAACAGATTTTACGGTATCCCAAGATAATGATTTTATTAAATTAATCTCCGATTTAAATCATACAAATCATCATTATTGTGTCATTAGTAATCAAGACTTGGCTGATGCTTTGACGGATGCTGTTCATTTTCATGATATGCCGGGAATGGCAGATGTAGATTCGTCACTTTATTGGTTCTGTAAAAAAATTAAAGAGGATTTTACCGTGAGTTTGTCAGGAGAATGTGCAGATGAGATTTTTGGTGGTTATCCTTGGTTTTACCGCGAACCAATGAATGGAATGTTTCCATGGCTTCGAGATTTGGCTATCCGTAATACGTTATTAAAACCAGAGTGGCAAGAAAAATTAGATTTGGTCGGGTATGCGACAGAAAGATTTAATGAATCAGTAGCGATGGCACCTATTTTAGAGGGTGATAGTGACTTAAATAATGAAAAACGCCAGTTAACTTATTTGAATACGAAATGGTTTATGACAACGCTTCTTGACCGAAAAGATCGGATGAGTATGGGAGCTAGTCTTGAGGTTCGTGTCCCATTTGCGGATCATCGTTTGATGGAATATTTATACAATATTCCATGGGAGATGAAATTTTATGATGGAATGGAAAAAGGGTTGTTACGTAAAGCATTAGAGGGGGTGCTTCCTGATGAGGTGTTATATCGTAAAAAAAATCCGTATCCAAAAACACATAACCCTCACTATACTGAATTAATTCAAACATTGTTAAGAGAAGCATTGAGTGATTCTGATTCAATTTTACATGAGATTTTTGATGAGCAAAAATTATGGGCACTTGCGAATACCAATGAAGAAATTATTACGCGTCCATGGTTTGGACAATTAATGACTCAACCTCAATTAATTGCTTATTTATATCAATTTCATGTTTGGTTTAAAGAGTATCATATGTCATTTATTGAATAA
- the yidD gene encoding membrane protein insertion efficiency factor YidD, with product MKRLMIKMIRFYQKYISVQSAPSCRFIPTCSHYAIEAIETHGAIKGGYLAAKRILRCHPWGKMGYDPVPSKCCKHHKDTPHSQK from the coding sequence ATGAAACGTCTAATGATTAAAATGATTCGTTTTTATCAAAAATATATTTCTGTACAATCAGCTCCAAGCTGTCGCTTTATCCCAACCTGCTCTCATTATGCCATCGAGGCCATCGAAACACATGGTGCTATTAAAGGTGGTTATCTAGCAGCTAAGCGAATTTTACGTTGTCACCCATGGGGAAAAATGGGCTATGACCCTGTCCCATCCAAATGCTGCAAACATCATAAAGATACTCCCCATTCTCAAAAGTAA
- a CDS encoding trimeric intracellular cation channel family protein: MDLITLFEYIGLFVFAASGAICAMEKKMDLFGILILATVTAIGGGVIRDVVTDVGIPVFFSNYQYLLVIIIATYLVILFRGQIKWRNSFIILDALGLAVFTIAAGMKAIESNYNFMTFLFVSVITAVGGGVIRDVLAQRVPTILKREVYAVASLIGAICFWFIHPILGITLSSYLCLGLILFIRLITLYYHIELPYADKEEIHF; the protein is encoded by the coding sequence ATGGATTTAATTACACTCTTTGAGTATATTGGTTTATTTGTATTTGCTGCATCCGGAGCTATTTGTGCCATGGAAAAGAAAATGGACCTATTCGGAATTTTAATTTTAGCAACTGTAACTGCCATTGGAGGTGGTGTCATTCGAGATGTCGTCACTGATGTTGGAATCCCCGTCTTTTTTTCCAACTATCAATACTTATTAGTGATCATAATTGCAACCTATTTAGTCATCTTATTTCGTGGACAAATAAAATGGAGAAATTCATTTATCATTTTAGATGCGCTCGGTTTAGCCGTATTTACTATTGCAGCGGGAATGAAGGCCATTGAATCTAATTATAATTTTATGACTTTCTTATTTGTCTCTGTCATTACAGCAGTAGGTGGTGGAGTTATTCGTGACGTCTTAGCTCAGCGAGTTCCTACCATTTTAAAACGCGAAGTTTATGCTGTTGCTTCTTTAATAGGAGCAATCTGTTTTTGGTTTATTCATCCAATACTAGGAATAACGCTAAGTTCGTATTTATGCTTAGGATTAATTTTGTTTATTCGACTTATCACGCTCTATTATCATATTGAACTCCCTTATGCAGATAAAGAAGAAATTCATTTCTAA